In Leguminivora glycinivorella isolate SPB_JAAS2020 chromosome 20, LegGlyc_1.1, whole genome shotgun sequence, the following proteins share a genomic window:
- the LOC125236955 gene encoding uncharacterized protein LOC125236955, whose amino-acid sequence MDGKSRVCEICGVRERHRPGFFGNFPIDEQRCRTWVKIVGKEDLLHIPIEKLRQVRFVCGDHFKAKDFNKKGNRLKKRAYPKLELSAQPLTEHQLKDFPQHVASKAPTTMDDSTKTPAIASSSKLQNPEATTQITMTSSPIPMEAVPAAPVLAACITTPALVKGNINT is encoded by the exons ATGGATGGAAAAAGCAGAGTCTGTGAAATTTGTGGGGTCAGAGAACGACATAGGCCTGGATTTTTTGGCAATTTCCCAATTGATGAACAAAG ATGTAGAACCTGGGTTAAAATTGTTGGTAAAGAAGACCTACTGCACATACCAATAGAAAAACTTCGCCAAGTACGTTTTGTGTGTGGTGATCACTTCAAAGCAAAAGATTTCAACAAAAAAGGCAATCGCTTGAAGAAAAGGGCCTACCCTAAGCTGGAGCTTTCTGCACAACCATTGACTGAGCATCAATTAAAAGACTTCCCTCAACATGTCGCAAGCAAAG CTCCCACAACCATGGATGACAGTACTAAAACTCCTGCAATTGCCTCATCATCCAAACTGCAGAACCCAGAGGCAACAACCCAAATTACAATGA CTTCATCACCAATTCCCATGGAAGCGGTCCCTGCTGCACCCGTGCTAGCTGCATGTATCACAACGCCGGCACTCGTCAAAGGTAATATTAATACTTGA